The following proteins are co-located in the Hydrogenobacter hydrogenophilus genome:
- the pgl gene encoding 6-phosphogluconolactonase gives MERCGFYKILTNKNIDSRVAHYIIRLARVFINKKGSFNVALAGGKTPLGAYSILSNLQRDWTKINLFLTDERYVPVEDDRSNCKNLKPFFEGINCFDTSLPPDQSALMYSQKLQSLGCLDLVLLGVGKDGHTASLFPNTECRRITREVCVSTSPDGLIRLSLTEEFINLSEKVVFFIKGEDKRDVLKKLLTCEDIPASRIKPRRSVLIFTDLTLF, from the coding sequence ATGGAAAGGTGTGGATTTTATAAGATCCTCACCAATAAGAATATAGATAGTAGAGTTGCTCACTACATCATACGCTTGGCACGTGTATTTATCAACAAAAAAGGCAGTTTTAATGTAGCCTTGGCTGGTGGCAAAACCCCCTTAGGAGCATACAGTATTCTCTCAAACCTTCAAAGGGACTGGACCAAGATTAACCTGTTCCTAACCGACGAGAGGTATGTTCCTGTTGAAGATGACAGGAGCAACTGCAAAAACCTCAAGCCTTTTTTTGAGGGTATAAACTGCTTTGACACATCATTGCCACCTGACCAAAGCGCCCTAATGTACTCCCAAAAGCTCCAAAGCCTTGGATGTCTTGACTTGGTTCTTCTGGGTGTGGGCAAAGACGGTCATACCGCATCTTTATTTCCTAATACCGAATGCAGAAGGATAACCAGAGAGGTCTGCGTGAGCACATCCCCCGACGGTCTTATAAGGCTCAGTCTAACAGAAGAGTTTATAAATCTCTCAGAAAAGGTTGTATTTTTTATAAAAGGTGAGGATAAGAGAGATGTCTTAAAAAAGCTACTAACCTGCGAAGACATACCCGCCTCAAGGATAAAACCACGCAGGAGCGTACTGATATTCACAGACCTGACGCTTTTCTGA
- the fabZ gene encoding 3-hydroxyacyl-ACP dehydratase FabZ, whose product MDTREIMEVLPHRYPLLLADRILEIELGKRIVGLKNVSANEPYFQGHFPGFPLMPGVYILEAMAQVGGILMIKSLGLEIGKYAIVFAGIDDARFKKPVYPGDQLLLELEVISLKKALSKMKGKATVDGQIVAEAILYAAARELKDLKR is encoded by the coding sequence ATGGATACAAGAGAAATAATGGAGGTCCTACCGCACAGGTATCCACTTCTTCTTGCGGACAGGATACTTGAGATAGAACTGGGAAAGCGTATAGTTGGACTAAAGAATGTTTCAGCTAATGAACCTTACTTTCAGGGACACTTTCCAGGATTTCCCCTGATGCCGGGTGTGTATATTCTTGAAGCCATGGCACAGGTGGGTGGCATTCTCATGATAAAGTCTCTTGGCTTGGAGATAGGCAAGTATGCAATCGTCTTTGCTGGTATAGATGACGCGAGGTTCAAAAAACCCGTCTATCCGGGAGACCAGCTTCTTCTTGAGTTGGAAGTGATATCTCTCAAAAAAGCTCTCTCCAAGATGAAGGGTAAAGCGACCGTTGACGGTCAGATTGTAGCAGAAGCGATCCTTTACGCAGCAGCAAGAGAACTAAAAGACCTAAAGAGATAG
- the zwf gene encoding glucose-6-phosphate dehydrogenase — MSLVDTKSGKKMSKKFSLFILGGTGDLARKKLFPALYSLYSKGKLEGLYKVYSLAREESQEWKHLVSKSPDPEKFNNFIQFDVKEESYYEELAKVLKKLRGQEIIFYLALSPFLFETAIRKLGVLLRNFTNPRKIVVEKPFGFDLASASRLNQILHTYFVEEEIYRIDHFLGKETVQNILSLRLSNTIFEGIWNKNFVDHVQIVAIEDIGIEGRGDYYDGVGAIRDMLQNHMLQMLSFTAMELPCCMDPELIRDEKTKLLRSVRRLSQKDAVKGQYEGYSLEKGVKENSNTETFVAVKLYIDNFRWQDVPFYLMTGKKLSKKLSQIALVFKEVPKSFAKLLDCTPKQNKIVFQASPENKIAIHFELRPPAGGFIACPVETTMEYNLTGQKLPEAYENLLIDIVQGDRSLFIRGDEVELMWEIVEPIIKEDMPLYTYKPGTLPEQANKLIEKDGKVWIL, encoded by the coding sequence ATGAGTTTGGTAGACACCAAGTCAGGAAAAAAGATGAGTAAAAAGTTTTCCCTTTTTATACTGGGTGGAACGGGAGACTTAGCCAGAAAAAAGCTCTTTCCCGCTTTATACAGTCTTTACTCAAAGGGTAAGCTTGAAGGTCTTTACAAGGTCTATTCACTTGCAAGAGAAGAAAGCCAAGAGTGGAAACACCTTGTGAGCAAATCACCTGATCCCGAAAAGTTTAACAACTTCATACAGTTTGATGTAAAAGAAGAAAGCTACTACGAGGAGTTAGCTAAGGTATTGAAAAAACTCAGAGGTCAAGAAATTATATTTTACTTGGCACTTTCTCCTTTTCTTTTTGAAACAGCCATAAGAAAGTTAGGAGTGCTTCTTAGAAACTTTACAAACCCGAGAAAGATAGTAGTAGAAAAACCCTTTGGTTTTGATCTTGCATCCGCAAGCAGACTAAACCAGATACTTCATACTTATTTCGTGGAAGAAGAAATATACCGTATAGACCACTTTTTAGGTAAAGAAACTGTTCAAAACATTCTCTCATTAAGGCTGTCTAATACCATCTTTGAAGGTATTTGGAACAAAAACTTTGTGGATCATGTTCAAATAGTAGCCATAGAGGACATAGGCATAGAAGGAAGGGGAGATTATTACGATGGTGTGGGTGCCATTAGGGACATGCTTCAGAACCACATGCTTCAGATGCTTTCCTTTACCGCAATGGAGCTACCCTGCTGTATGGATCCTGAACTCATAAGAGATGAAAAGACAAAGCTCTTAAGGTCCGTAAGAAGATTAAGTCAAAAAGATGCTGTAAAAGGACAGTACGAAGGCTACTCACTTGAGAAGGGTGTAAAAGAAAACTCAAACACAGAGACCTTCGTCGCAGTTAAGCTTTACATAGACAACTTCCGGTGGCAAGATGTTCCCTTTTATCTAATGACTGGGAAAAAGCTTTCTAAAAAGCTCAGTCAGATAGCTTTGGTTTTTAAAGAGGTACCTAAAAGCTTTGCTAAATTACTTGACTGCACACCCAAACAGAACAAAATAGTATTTCAAGCATCACCTGAAAATAAAATAGCCATACACTTTGAACTTAGACCTCCTGCTGGAGGCTTTATAGCTTGCCCTGTAGAGACAACTATGGAGTATAACCTAACAGGTCAAAAGCTTCCTGAGGCTTATGAGAACCTCCTTATTGATATAGTACAGGGAGACAGATCTCTCTTTATAAGGGGGGATGAGGTAGAGCTCATGTGGGAAATAGTAGAACCCATAATAAAGGAAGATATGCCCCTTTACACCTACAAGCCGGGAACACTGCCAGAGCAAGCAAACAAACTTATAGAAAAAGATGGAAAGGTGTGGATTTTATAA
- a CDS encoding c-type cytochrome yields MTALAQQKGCFACHDINTKKVGPAYKDVAKKFAGQPGAVDELAKRIKNGGVGTWGQVPMPPQNVTDEEAKELAQWILSLK; encoded by the coding sequence ATGACTGCTTTGGCCCAGCAAAAAGGCTGTTTTGCCTGTCACGACATAAACACCAAAAAAGTAGGACCAGCTTATAAAGATGTTGCCAAAAAGTTTGCAGGTCAGCCGGGAGCTGTTGATGAGCTTGCCAAGAGAATTAAGAATGGAGGAGTAGGAACTTGGGGACAGGTTCCTATGCCTCCGCAGAATGTGACTGACGAAGAAGCTAAGGAACTCGCCCAGTGGATTCTTTCTCTAAAATAA
- a CDS encoding thioredoxin family protein: MFEGFEEITDKEIYDKALAGEKPAVVIFTQPNNPQNEAFYKVLSKFQKLYGDKVNFYYMDVEKNTSAEDLGIFVFPAVLYFRDTMELERHDYLPSEEEVERAIRRLLRL, translated from the coding sequence ATGTTTGAGGGTTTTGAGGAGATAACAGACAAAGAAATTTACGACAAAGCATTGGCAGGAGAAAAACCCGCTGTAGTTATCTTTACACAACCAAACAATCCTCAAAATGAAGCTTTCTACAAAGTCCTTTCAAAGTTCCAAAAGCTTTATGGAGACAAGGTGAATTTTTACTACATGGATGTGGAAAAGAACACAAGCGCTGAGGATTTGGGTATATTTGTATTTCCCGCGGTGCTATACTTTAGAGATACTATGGAGCTAGAAAGACACGACTATCTGCCTTCGGAAGAAGAGGTGGAAAGGGCTATCAGGAGGCTTTTGAGGTTGTGA
- the der gene encoding ribosome biogenesis GTPase Der, translated as MMKNRIIIVGRPNVGKSTLFNRIIGRRKSIVYDLPGVTRDIIESEAEWKGKRFIVADTGGIFERGGELFKSIEEEVKKNLSDAKAILFVVDAKEGLTEADRYVAKMLYPYKEKVFLVVNKVDNEKLQRQAYDFYSLGFDRVFLVSAQHGRGVDELLSAVCDLLEDEPTKLEYEGIKVSFVGRPNVGKSSLINAILGSQRVLVSPIAGTTRDAVEIPFTYSDQKFVLIDTAGIRRRTKVEYGVEFFSVGRAIKAIELSDVSCLVLDMSEGITHQDQKIGGLIERRYKACVIVGNKFDLVKTDKNSALEYVKRQLSFLDYAPVVFTSALKGVGINELLHAVVLAYQDYTKEHKTSFINRAVQKVMGEKPPPVYKGKEVKVYYAFQEGTKPPTVVIITNYPEGWKESYKRFFVRKLREHLRIRHSPIKLIIRGREA; from the coding sequence ATGATGAAAAATAGAATTATCATAGTGGGAAGGCCTAATGTGGGAAAATCCACACTCTTTAATAGGATAATTGGTAGAAGAAAGAGCATAGTCTATGATCTGCCGGGAGTGACGCGCGACATTATAGAGTCCGAGGCAGAGTGGAAAGGCAAAAGGTTCATAGTAGCGGACACGGGCGGTATTTTTGAGAGGGGCGGTGAGCTATTCAAAAGCATAGAGGAGGAAGTTAAAAAGAACTTGTCTGATGCTAAAGCCATACTGTTTGTTGTAGATGCAAAAGAAGGGCTCACAGAAGCGGATCGCTATGTAGCCAAAATGCTCTATCCTTACAAAGAAAAGGTGTTTTTAGTAGTTAACAAAGTGGATAACGAAAAACTTCAAAGGCAGGCTTACGACTTTTATTCCTTAGGGTTTGATAGAGTTTTTTTGGTGTCTGCTCAACACGGTAGAGGTGTTGATGAGCTTTTGTCTGCTGTATGTGATCTCTTAGAAGATGAACCTACAAAGCTTGAGTATGAAGGGATAAAGGTTTCTTTTGTAGGAAGACCCAATGTAGGCAAATCTTCTTTGATAAATGCCATACTTGGAAGCCAAAGGGTCCTCGTGTCTCCAATAGCAGGCACCACAAGGGACGCAGTGGAGATACCTTTTACTTACTCAGATCAAAAGTTTGTGCTCATAGACACCGCAGGTATAAGAAGAAGGACAAAGGTAGAATACGGAGTGGAGTTTTTCTCTGTAGGCAGAGCCATAAAAGCCATAGAGCTATCAGATGTTTCCTGCTTAGTTCTTGACATGTCCGAAGGCATAACCCATCAGGATCAAAAAATAGGTGGTCTAATAGAGAGGCGCTACAAAGCCTGTGTGATAGTAGGAAACAAGTTTGACCTTGTAAAGACAGACAAAAATAGTGCCCTTGAGTATGTGAAAAGACAGCTTTCTTTTCTTGATTACGCACCCGTTGTGTTCACATCTGCTTTGAAAGGTGTAGGTATTAACGAGCTTCTCCATGCTGTAGTTTTAGCTTACCAAGACTACACCAAAGAACACAAAACATCCTTTATTAACAGAGCTGTGCAAAAGGTGATGGGAGAAAAACCCCCACCCGTATACAAAGGTAAAGAGGTAAAGGTTTATTACGCATTTCAAGAAGGGACAAAACCACCTACTGTTGTGATTATAACTAACTATCCAGAAGGTTGGAAGGAAAGTTATAAAAGGTTTTTTGTAAGAAAGCTGAGGGAGCATCTAAGGATAAGACACTCCCCCATAAAGCTCATCATAAGGGGCAGAGAGGCTTAA
- a CDS encoding HIT family protein produces MNILWAPWRTNYVENIDRISNCFLCDAVNQPKEKWREYLVLYVGKRAFVIFNKYPYNAGHLMVSPISHTGDFTSLDDETLLEINKLTKACIKALQVCIKPHGFNLGYNLGRSAGAGLEDHIHLHIVPRWNGDTNFMPVLSETKVISQDLYELYDRLKPILDGFIDAT; encoded by the coding sequence GTGAATATCCTGTGGGCACCTTGGAGGACCAATTACGTGGAGAATATAGACAGGATAAGCAACTGCTTCCTTTGTGATGCGGTAAATCAACCAAAGGAAAAGTGGAGAGAATACTTAGTGTTGTATGTAGGGAAGAGGGCTTTTGTGATTTTCAACAAGTATCCCTACAACGCCGGTCATTTGATGGTATCACCTATATCGCATACGGGAGATTTTACCTCACTTGATGATGAGACCTTGCTGGAGATAAATAAACTCACCAAAGCGTGTATAAAAGCTCTGCAGGTTTGTATAAAGCCTCACGGATTTAATTTAGGCTACAACCTTGGTAGGTCCGCAGGTGCTGGGCTTGAGGACCACATTCACCTTCACATAGTACCAAGATGGAACGGAGATACCAACTTTATGCCTGTGCTATCTGAAACTAAGGTCATATCTCAAGACCTTTACGAACTTTACGATAGGCTAAAACCCATACTTGATGGTTTTATAGATGCTACTTGA
- a CDS encoding ArsA family ATPase, which translates to MLLRVVLFGGKGGVGKSTLACATALKLSEHHKTLLLSIDPAHSLSGILQTKIGSEISKITHNLYAQELSAEELVEKYSNKVLSALKEVIPTLRSGLEEYTKQLRYSPTALETALLDRLVDYFEEPFDFIILDSAPTGQMVRFFYTMNSLENWFSFLEKIAEEKQKLESFMGRKDSLIELLRSRKERVKKVIKVLREKAIIFAVTNEDPLSIEEGDSLQKHLRDFKVYKVINRCRLEETPSLKIPYLENPFGIENLRKLRIDDLVKVIVSTESV; encoded by the coding sequence ATGCTGTTAAGGGTAGTACTTTTTGGTGGTAAAGGTGGCGTTGGTAAAAGCACCTTAGCATGTGCTACAGCCCTTAAATTATCAGAGCATCATAAAACCCTATTGCTTTCTATAGATCCCGCTCACTCCCTTTCGGGTATACTTCAGACAAAGATAGGTTCTGAGATTTCTAAAATAACACACAACCTTTATGCACAGGAGTTATCAGCGGAGGAACTCGTAGAAAAATATTCAAATAAAGTCCTTTCTGCTTTAAAGGAAGTTATTCCCACATTGAGATCAGGACTTGAAGAGTATACAAAACAATTAAGGTATTCACCTACTGCTTTAGAAACAGCTTTACTTGACCGTTTAGTCGACTATTTTGAAGAACCCTTTGACTTCATAATACTAGATAGCGCTCCTACAGGGCAGATGGTGAGATTTTTTTATACCATGAACTCACTGGAAAATTGGTTTTCTTTTCTTGAAAAGATAGCAGAAGAAAAGCAAAAGCTTGAAAGTTTTATGGGAAGGAAAGATAGTCTTATTGAACTGTTAAGAAGTAGAAAGGAGAGAGTAAAAAAGGTTATAAAGGTATTAAGAGAAAAAGCCATTATATTTGCAGTTACTAACGAAGATCCGCTGTCTATAGAAGAAGGGGATAGCCTTCAGAAGCATCTTAGGGACTTTAAGGTGTATAAGGTGATAAATAGGTGCAGGCTTGAAGAAACACCTTCCCTTAAGATCCCATACTTAGAAAATCCTTTTGGTATTGAAAACTTACGAAAGCTTCGTATAGATGATCTTGTAAAAGTTATTGTTTCCACTGAGTCCGTTTGA
- a CDS encoding ABC transporter ATP-binding protein: protein MLLEVNKLNLWYGNRHILKDISFSVDSGEILCIVGESGSGKSSILLSIMGLLPKGSRIEGSIKFKGEELLGLSEDQYRKIRGRHISIVFQEPSAYLDPLFKIGTQVEEAYIAHFGKSGAKEKALQALKDAGIKNAETVYRMYPHHLSGGMKQRVCIAIATVCDPDLILADEPTTALDVSIQGKILSLFKHIRDKGKAIILVTHDFGVVAEVADRVLVLKDGCIVEQKDVYSIFDHPEHPYTKELLSSL, encoded by the coding sequence ATGCTACTTGAGGTAAATAAACTCAATCTTTGGTATGGAAACAGACACATCCTAAAAGATATCAGCTTCAGCGTGGATAGCGGAGAGATACTCTGCATAGTAGGAGAATCAGGTTCTGGTAAATCTTCCATTCTTCTCAGCATTATGGGGCTACTACCAAAGGGCTCAAGGATTGAAGGAAGCATAAAGTTTAAAGGAGAGGAGCTACTTGGACTTTCTGAAGATCAATACAGAAAGATAAGAGGAAGACACATATCCATAGTGTTTCAAGAGCCTTCTGCTTACCTTGACCCTCTTTTCAAGATAGGTACTCAAGTAGAAGAAGCTTACATTGCTCACTTTGGGAAGTCGGGAGCAAAAGAGAAAGCCCTTCAGGCGCTAAAGGATGCAGGAATAAAAAACGCAGAAACTGTATATCGTATGTACCCACATCATCTCTCTGGAGGTATGAAGCAGAGAGTTTGCATAGCTATAGCCACTGTATGTGATCCGGATTTAATCTTGGCGGATGAACCCACTACAGCCCTTGATGTATCCATACAGGGGAAGATACTCAGTTTATTCAAACACATAAGAGACAAAGGCAAAGCGATAATTTTGGTGACCCACGACTTTGGAGTGGTAGCAGAAGTGGCAGATAGAGTTCTTGTCCTCAAAGATGGATGTATAGTAGAACAAAAGGATGTTTATAGCATTTTTGATCATCCAGAGCATCCTTACACAAAGGAGCTTCTGAGTTCATTATGA
- the gnd gene encoding phosphogluconate dehydrogenase (NAD(+)-dependent, decarboxylating), producing MKCLVIGLGRMGGGIIRRLKSKGHYVAGYDRDEKAREVLKDTAHILDDLSQLKDFFESQRKFVWLMVPHEAVDQVLDELMPFLSEGDIVVDGGNSFYRDSQKRYQKLKERGIHFLDVGVSGGVYGEQVGYCLMVGGDKEAFEFIEEALKDLSYEGRGYAYLGMSGAGHFAKMVHNGIEYAIMEAIGEGFELLKESEFGYDLSQVARIYNAGSVIRSWLMELTQKVFEEFGDLEDLKAYVEDTGEGRWTLLEAIQRGVPVPTIADALFMRFRSRQENSFRDRLLAGLRYEFGRHQVRKKDE from the coding sequence ATGAAATGCCTCGTGATAGGACTTGGTAGGATGGGTGGGGGTATAATCAGAAGGCTAAAGTCAAAAGGACATTATGTGGCAGGGTATGACAGGGATGAGAAAGCCAGAGAAGTTCTTAAAGACACTGCACACATACTTGATGATCTATCCCAATTAAAGGATTTCTTTGAAAGTCAGAGGAAGTTTGTGTGGCTTATGGTGCCCCATGAAGCTGTGGATCAAGTGCTTGATGAACTTATGCCTTTTCTGTCAGAAGGGGATATAGTGGTGGATGGAGGAAACTCTTTTTACAGAGATTCTCAAAAAAGATACCAAAAACTTAAAGAGCGCGGAATTCACTTTCTTGATGTGGGTGTAAGTGGTGGTGTGTATGGTGAGCAGGTGGGTTATTGTCTTATGGTGGGTGGGGACAAAGAAGCTTTTGAGTTTATAGAGGAAGCGCTCAAAGATCTGTCTTACGAAGGAAGAGGTTATGCCTACTTGGGTATGTCAGGAGCGGGACACTTTGCCAAGATGGTGCACAACGGTATTGAGTATGCCATTATGGAGGCTATAGGTGAGGGTTTTGAACTTCTAAAAGAGAGTGAGTTTGGATATGACCTTTCACAGGTAGCGAGAATATACAACGCAGGAAGTGTTATAAGAAGCTGGCTTATGGAACTCACCCAGAAGGTCTTTGAGGAGTTTGGAGACCTTGAGGATCTAAAGGCGTATGTAGAAGACACGGGAGAAGGAAGGTGGACCCTGCTGGAAGCTATCCAAAGAGGTGTGCCTGTGCCTACCATAGCAGATGCCCTTTTTATGAGATTCAGGTCCAGGCAGGAAAACTCTTTCAGAGACAGGCTTTTGGCTGGCCTTAGATATGAGTTTGGTAGACACCAAGTCAGGAAAAAAGATGAGTAA